Proteins from a single region of Synchiropus splendidus isolate RoL2022-P1 chromosome 3, RoL_Sspl_1.0, whole genome shotgun sequence:
- the LOC128756005 gene encoding coagulation factor XIII A chain-like, which translates to MNQAESSSFNFAFLHQVQFSLLRPRLLTALLSSAQIPTSNLIHDGEDFPEFELFDDIAVEGGPRSYAPAAGALSVTGLDMCQSINKPNHFSTPYDTGNLVVRRGWEFVVQVTFSRQLMPTDDFQMEFLIGSNPSPSRRSLLVVTFRGGTTGGWTGRIVEQRGATVLLGVVPSANAIVGKYRAYVAIVTSAGLQRTRRDATTDLYLLFNAWCPEDEVYFPEEQGRREYVLKDYGVIFQGSADATSSRNWMFGQFERGILDACIYILDASRMPIGNRGSALKLVRKGSAMFNSQDDNGVLVGNWSDDFSGGTPPTLWTGSVKILLRYANTGVPVSFAQCWVFAGVFNTFLRCLGVPSRVITNFNSAHDNTGNLKTDLIFKPDGAPDRRRTRDSIWNYHCWNEVFMVRVDLPPHLSGWQAVDATPQETSDGHFRCGPASVNAIKEGSVCHPFDAGFVFAEVNSDVVFWKRDRYGNMETFRVDKTHVGRIICTQAVGSTGAQDITSLYKHPEGSAQDQQTMAQAEQYGCERDHSEVAEPNISVVISSEQVTGHRSVSWPGVEVDAGRLGSGDAQSPGLGGDRGAARGHVSVPLGQDVNLALVFRNAGDKSRTVQGNLSSSIIFYTGVTSAHLKEQPFSITVPAYQTEQVLLKVSAQEYLSQLGSQRSLCFTVCGQADQDTVSYVKVVHLQVPALTLTVSGRPRVNQEMFVTVSFTNPLTFPLQQVHLAVEGAGLLSAKTRYYNVVEPLASLSWKESFIPRLPGQRRLGALLDCQQLREVGGTVDVTIEA; encoded by the exons ATGAACCAGGCCGAGTCTTCAAGTTTCAACTTTGCTTTTCTCCACCAAGTCCAGTTCTCCCTCCTGcga CCGCGCCTCCTCACCGCGCTCCTCTCCTCCGCGCAGATTCCCACCTCCAACCTGATCCACGACGGAGAAGACTTCCCCGAGTTTGAGCTGTTCGATGACATCGCTGTGGAGGGCGGGCCGCGCTCCTACGCCCCGGCCGCCG gcgcTCTGTCCGTGACCGGCCTGGACATGTGTCAGTCCATCAACAAGCCCAACCACTTCTCCACGCCGTACGACACGGGGAACCTGGTGGTGCGGCGCGGCTGGGAGTTCGTGGTCCAGGTCACCTTCAGCCGGCAGCTGATGCCCACAGACGACTTCCAGATGGAGTTTCTGATCG GCTCCAACCCTTCGCCCAGTCGGCGCTCGCTCCTGGTGGTGACCTTCAGGGGCGGCACCACTGGCGGCTGGACCGGCCGCATCGTGGAGCAGCGAGGGGCCACGGTGCTGTTGGGGGTGGTTCCCTCCGCCAACGCCATCGTGGGAAAATACCGCGCCTACGTGGCCATCGTGACCAGCGCCGGGCTGCAGCGCACGCGCCGCGACGCCACCACCGACCTCTACCTGCTGTTCAACGCCTGGTGTCCAG AGGACGAGGTCTACTTCCCCGAGGAGCAGGGCCGCAGGGAGTACGTGCTCAAAGACTACGGCGTCATCTTCCAGGGCTCCGCCGACGCCACCAGCAGCCGCAACTGGATGTTTGGGCAG TTCGAGCGAGGGATTCTGGACGCCTGCATCTACATCCTGGACGCCTCCCGCATGCCCATCGGCAACCGCGGCAGCGCGCTCAAGCTGGTCCGGAAGGGATCCGCCATG TTTAACTCCCAGGACGACAACGGCGTGTTGGTGGGCAACTGGAGCGACGACTTTTCGGGAGGAACGCCTCCCACGCTGTGGACCGGCAGCGTGAAGATCCTGCTGCGCTACGCCAACACCGGCGTCCCAGTCAGCTTCGCCCAGTGCTGGGTGTTCGCCGGCGTCTTCAACACCT TCCTCCGCTGCCTCGGCGTCCCGTCCAGGGTCATCACCAACTTCAACTCGGCGCACGACAACACTGGGAACCTGAAGACGGATCTGATCTTCAAGCCGGACGGGGCTCCGGACCGGCGCCGCACCAGAGACTCCATTTG gAACTACCACTGTTGGAACGAGGTCTTCATGGTGCGTGTGGACCTGCCCCCCCACCTCAGCGGCTGGCAGGCCGTGGACGCCACTCCCCAGGAGACCAGCGACG GACATTTCCGCTGTGGTCCCGCCTCCGTCAACGCCATCAAGGAGGGCAGCGTCTGCCACCCCTTCGACGCGGGTTTCGTCTTTGCTGAG GTCAACAGCGACGTGGTCTTCTGGAAGCGGGACCGTTACGGGAACATGGAGACGTTCCGGGTGGACAAGACGCACGTGGGCCGCATCATTTGCACGCAGGCGGTGGGCAGCACCGGCGCCCAGGACATCACCTCCCTCTACAAGCACCCTGAAG gAAGCGCCCAGGACCAGCAGACCATGGCGCAGGCCGAGCAGTACGGCTGCGAGCGCGACCACTCGGAGGTGGCGGAGCCGAACATCAGCGTGGTCATCAGCAGCGAGCAG GTCACAGGTCACAGGTCCGTGTCCTGGCCCGGTGTGGAGGTGGACGCCGGGCGTCTGGGGTCAGGTGACGCGCAAAGCCCAGGGTTGGGGGGAGATCGGGGAGCGGCCCGGGGTCACGTGTCG gtgccGCTGGGTCAGGACGTGAATCTGGCGCTGGTTTTCCGGAACGCGGGAGACAAATCCAGGACGGTGCAGGGCAACCTGTCGTCCAGCATCATCTTCTACACAGGTGTCACCTCCGCCCACCTGAAGGAGCAGCCATTCAGCATCACCGTGCCGGCCTATCAGA CGGAGCAGGTTCTGCTGAAGGTGTCAGCTCAGGAGTACCTGTCCCAGCTGGGCTCGCAGCGCAGCCTCTGCTTCACCGTGTGCGGTCAGGCGGACCAGGACACGGTCAGCTACGTGAAGGTGGTGCACCTGCAGGTGCCGGCGCTCACCCTGACG GTCAGCGGTCGTCCTCGCGTCAACCAGGAGATGTTCGTCACCGTGTCCTTCACCAACCCGCTCACCTTCCCCCTGCAGCAGGTGCACCTGGCtgtggagggggcggggctgcTGAGCGCCAAGACCCGTTACTACAA CGTGGTGGAGCCTCTGGCCTCGCTCTCCTGGAAGGAGTCCTTCATCCCTCGCCTGCCGGGCCAGCGGCGTCTGGGGGCGCTGCTGGACTGTCAGCAGCTGCGAGAG GTGGGCGGGACGGTGGATGTCACCATCGAGGCCTGA
- the unm_hu7910 gene encoding aspartyl/asparaginyl beta-hydroxylase isoform X10 codes for MANRKNPKSARKKGKLSSYDSDGDGDFDMDDAKILLGVGQPPGAEPAEERIVFSDHASQSTNQQQHSGPASQSGAEHPTLAEEDFVPDSASGAGADAIDTSGVLVEEPSTQERAVPSGRYQTSSKLTQDADPAAEPEPQSASEGEREIEAIPTGAADGPPPSEPQPKVKAKKKKPKLLSAFDKGIRTEIEAADKLRKKGHLQEALREFESLVRKYPQSPRARFGRAQAEDDLAERLRSNDLLLRAINSYREAADLPDVTSDLLRAALKRRAERQQFLGRTRGSLATLERLVQIFPGDVGLMNDLGVAHLLLGDNKGAKRVYEEVLAVAPDDGFAKVHYGFILKSENKIVESIPYLREGLESDDPGTDDGRFYFHLGEALQRVGDASVSVGTTWPPGVSEAAGPSAVVCVCVCVCVRVRAQAYQWFERGHQRGHFASVWQRSLYNVAGLKAQCWWTAQETGYTELVKDLERNWKTVRDEGLAVMDHNTGLFQPEQENLRERGEWGQYTLWQQGRRVSNTCQKVPKTCALMEKYPESTGCKRGQVKFSVMQPGTHVWPHTGPTNCRLRMHLGLVVPKTGTRIRCINQTRGWEEGKVLIFDDSFEHEVWQEAETLRLIFIVDVWHPELSPQQRQTLSAI; via the exons GTGTCGGCCAGCCGCCGGGGGCGGAGCCTGCTGAAGAGCGGATAG TCTTCTCTGATCATGCGAGTCAGTCGAccaatcagcagcagcactccGGACCTGCCAGCCAGTCAG gggctGAGCATCCCACTCTGGCAGAGGAAGACTTTGTTCCTG ATTCTGCCAGCGGCGCAG GAGCGGATGCCATCGACACCTCGGGAG TGCTGGTGGAGGAGCCGTCGACACAAGAGCGCGCCG TGCCGTCGGGTCGGTACCAGACCAGCTCTAAACTCACCCAGGATGCAG ACCccgcagcagaaccagaacccCAGTCTGCCAGTGAAGGGGAGCGGGAGATCGAGGCCATCCCGACCGGAGCCGCTGACGGGCCGCCACCGAGCGAGCCCCAGCCCAAGGTCAAAG ccaagaagaagaagcctaAACTGCTCAGTGCCTTTGACAAAGGCATTCGCACAGAAATTGAAGCTGCTGACAAACTCAGGAAAAAG GGGCACCTCCAGGAGGCGCTGCGGGAGTTCGAGTCCTTGGTCCGGAAGTATCCTCAGAGCCCTCGCGCACGCTTCGGTCGGGCTCAG GCGGAGGACGACTTGGCCGAGCGTCTCCGCAGCAACGACCTCCTCCTGCGGGCCATCAACAGCTACAGGGAAGCGGCCGATCTGCCTGACgtcacctctgacctcctgaGGGCGGCGCTGAAGCGGCGGGCGGAGCGCCAGCAGTTTCTCG gTCGGACGCGGGGCTCGCTGGCGACGCTGGAGCGGCTGGTCCAGATCTTCCCAGGAGACGTGGGTCTGATGAACGATCTGGGCGTGGCTCACCTGCTGCTGGGGGACAACAAGGGAGCCAAGAGGGTGTACGAGGAG GTTCTGGCCGTCGCCCCCGACGATGGCTTCGCCAAAGTTCATTACGGCTTCATTTTGAAGTCTGAAAACAAGATCGTGGAGAGCATTCCCTACCTgagg GAGGGCCTGGAGTCGGACGACCCGGGCACGGACGACGGGCGCTTCTACTTCCACCTGGGCGAAGCCCTGCAGAGGGTGGGCGACGCCAGCGTGAGTGTGGGGACGACGTGGCCCCCTGGTGTGTCAGAGGCAGCCGGGCCCTcagctgtggtgtgtgtgtgtgtgtgtgtgtgtgtgcgcgtgcgtgcgcaGGCGTACCAGTGGTTTGAGCGCGGGCACCAGCGCGGCCACTTCGCCTCCGTGTGGCAGCGCTCTCTCTACAACGTGGCCGGGCTGAAGGCCCAGTGCTGGTGGACCGCGCAGGAGACGGGCTACACCGAGCTGGTGAAG GACTTGGAGAGGAACTGGAAGACCGTCCGGGACGAGGGTCTGGCCGTGATGGACCACAACACGGGCCTGTTCCAGCCAGAGCAGGAGAACCTGAGGGAGCGAGGAGAGTGGGGCCAGTACACCCTGTGGCAGCAAG gcaGGAGGGTCAGCAACACCTGCCAGAAGGTTCCCAAGACTTGTGCACTGATGGAGAAGTATCCAGAGAGCACGGGCTGCAAGAGAGGACAG GTCAAGTTCTCCGTCATGCAGCCCGGCACTCACGTCTGGCCCCACACTGGCCCCACCAACTGCAGACTCAGGATGCACCTGGGCCTGGTGGTCCCCAAGACTGGGACCAGGATCCGCTGCATCAACCAGACCAG GGGGTGGGAGGAGGGGAAGGTCCTGATCTTCGACGACTCCTTCGAGCACGAGGTTTGGCAGGAGGCTGAAACGCTGCGTCTCATCTTCATCGTGGACGTGTGGCACCCGGAGCTGTCGCCGCAGCAGCGCCAGACCCtcagcgccatctag
- the riok3 gene encoding serine/threonine-protein kinase RIO3, translated as MDPSGVTARTAKSPWGPVGPAQAVGSLTEVMSEQLARQLDEENLPEVSASPLLQDPPADTSSDLMLAQMLQLQFDREFDQQLRREEKKFNGDSKVSVSFENHRMVHPYEESESSEEEVDWQDTRHDPYRADKPQTTPRRGFSGKGKNITTKHDEVTCGRKNTARMDNFAPEVHVGDGLGMDLKLSNQVFNSLKRHCQSEERRSARLHDKKEHSTAEQAVDPRTRLLMYKMVNAGVLDNINGCISTGKESVVFHADGGSLDQQPVPAEVVLKVFKTTLNEFKNRDRYIKDDYRFRERFSKLNPRKVIRLWAEKEMHNLSRMQKAQIPCPQVVLLKKHILVMSFIGKDHVPAPKLKDAMLDQEQLKSAAFQVLHVMQQLYQECNLVHADLSEYNMLWHEGKVWLIDVSQSVEPTHPHGLEFLFRDCRNVSTFFQKRGVTEALSVYQLFNAVTGLNIPVGSEDESEFVAEIVALEKRNEDHVQKRGKKTFPVASEDGGPPLRPDSDD; from the exons ATGGATCCAAGTGGAGTCACGGCTCGAACCGCCAAG AGTCCATGGGGACCGGTGGGCCCGGCGCAAGCGGTCGGTTCTCTGACGGAGGTGATGAGTGAACAACTGGCTCGACAGCTGGACGAGGAGAACCTCCCGGAGGTGTCCGC CTCGCCGCTGCTGCAGGACCCGCCGGCGGACACCAGCAGCGACCTCATGCTGGCGcagatgctgcagctgcagttcGACCGGGAGTTTGACCAGCAGCTGCGGCGAGAGGAGAAGAAGTTCAACGGCGACAGTAAAG TGTCCGTCTCCTTCGAGAACCACCGCATGGTTCATCCGTACGAGGAGAGCGAGAGCTCGGAAGAGGAGGTGGACTGGCAGGACACCAGACACGACCCGTACAGAGCAG ACAAGCCTCAGACGACGCCCAGGAGAGGCTTCAGTGGCAAAGGCAAGAACATCACCACCAAACACGACGAGGTGACGTGTGGGCGCAAGAACACGGCGCGCATGGACAAC TTCGCTCCTGAGGTCCACGTGGGTGACGGTCTGGGGATGGACCTGAAGTTGTCCAACCAAGTGTTCAACTCCCTGAAGCGCCACTGCCAGAGCGAGGAGAGGCGCAGCGCCAGGCTGCACGACAAGAAGGAGCACTCCACTGCT GAGCAAGCCGTGGACCCTCGCACTCGTCTGCTGATGTACAAGATGGTCAATGCCGGCGTGTTGGACAACATCAACGGCTGCATCAGCACCGGCAAGGAGTCTGTGGTGTTTCATGCTGACGGAgggag CCTGGACCAGCAGCCGGTGCCAGCCGAGGTGGTCCTGAAGGTCTTCAAGACCACGCTGAACGAGTTCAAGAACCGCGACCGCTACATCAAGGACGACTACCGCTTCAGAGAGCGCTTCAGCAAGCTCAACCCCCGCAAGGTCATCCGCCTGTGGGCCGAGAAGGAGATGCACAACCTGAGCAG GATGCAGAAGGCCCAGATCCCCTGTCCCCAGGTGGTGCTGCTGAAGAAGCACATCCTGGTCATGTCCTTCATCGGCAAAGACCACGTCCCGGCGCCCAAACTCAAGGACGCCATGCTGGACCAGGAGCAGCTGAAGAGCGCCGCCTTCCAGGTTTTACAC GTGATGCAGCAGCTCTATCAGGAGTGCAACCTGGTCCACGCTGACCTCAGTGAATACAACATGCTGTGGCACGAAGGGAAG GTGTGGCTGATCGACGTCAGTCAGTCCGTGGAGCCGACGCATCCTCACGGTCTGGAATTCCTCTTCAGAGACTGCAGGAATGTTTCCACG ttCTTCCAGAAGAGAGGCGTGACCGAAGCGCTAAGCGTCTACCAGCTCTTCAACGCCGTGACTGGACTCAACATTCCTGTGGGATCGGAAGACGAGAGCGAGTTTGTGGCTGAG ATCGTGGCGCTGGAGAAGAGGAACGAGGACCACGTGCAGAAACGCGGCAAGAAAACCTTCCCCGTGGCTTCGGAGGACGGAGGTCCGCCTTTGCGGCCCGACTCTGACGACTAA
- the rmc1 gene encoding regulator of MON1-CCZ1 complex produces the protein MSEEHYLELCENPVQFEHASGVNNVFFDEANKQVFAVRSGGATGVVVKGPDDKSSLAFRMDDRGEVKCIKFSIGNKILAVQRSSKSVDFINFMPDVPHTQFSQECKMKNASVLGFCWTNWNEIVFITDQGIEFYQVFPDKRSLKLLKSHSINVNWYQHCPELAVILLSTTVQGNVLQPFTFRNGSVAKMNKFEIELPLVPKPAKLSLSERDVAMATIYGQLYVMNLKHQSRSAQSPGAEVVLYHLPRDGVCKKTHVLKLNTTGKFALNIVDNLVVVHHQSSQTSLIFDIKLQEPDSAVNTHQPVLPARSITPYRVPVSGPAVVPPCQLYSSSWSVFQPDIIISASEGYLWYLQVRLPPTVRLLKDKGKLMDFLLRRQDCKMVILSVCCQILDGSERGSLPVVATVFDKLNQVYKEHLEAEQLYALAMESAPARGAATVKRPVRTQAVVDQSDMYTHVLSAFTEKKDVSHKFVIAVLMEYIRSLNQFQIPVQHYLYELVIKTLVQHSLFYMLHQFLQYHVLSDSKPLACLLLSLETTYPPAHQLSLDMLKRLSTANDEIVEVLLSKQQVLSALRFIRSVGGHDNVSARKFLDAARQTGDAMLFFTVFRSFQQRNQRLRGSPAFNPGEHCEEHVTHFQQLFGEQALMKPATV, from the exons ATGAGTGAGGAGCATTATCTCGAGCTCTGTGAAAACCCGGTGCAGTTCGAGCACGCTTCCGGAGTCAACAATGTTTTCTTCGACGAGGCCAACAAGCAG GTGTTCGCCGTGCGGTCGGGCGGCGCCACCGGCGTGGTGGTCAAGGGTCCGGACGACAAGAGCTCGCTGGCCTTCAG GATGGACGACCGAGGAGAAGTCAAGTGCATCAAGTTCTCCATCGGGAACAAGATCCTGGCCgtgcagaggagcagcaagTCGGTG GACTTCATCAACTTCATGCCAGACGTCCCTCACACGCAGTTCTCCCAGGAGTGTAAG ATGAAGAACGCCAGCGTGCTGGGCTTCTGCTGGACCAACTGGAACGAGATCGTCTTCATCACTGATCAGGGGATCGAGTTCTACCAG GTGTTTCCTGACAAGCGCAGCCTGAAGCTGTTGAAGAGTCACAGCATCAACGTGAACTGGTACCAGCACTGCCCCGAGCTGGCGGTCATCCTGCTGTCCACCACGGTGCAGGGCAACGTGCTGCAGCCCTTCACCTTCAGG aaCGGCAGCGTGGCCAAGATGAACAAGTTTGAGATCGAACTTCCGCTCGTCCCCAAACCCGCCAAGCTCAGTCTGTCGGAGCGGGACGTCGCCATGGCGACCAT CTACGGCCAACTGTACGTGATGAACCTGAAGCACCAGTCCAGATCTGCCCAGAGTCCCGGCGCTGAGGTGGTCCTCTACCACCTGCCCag GGATGGCGTGTGCAAGAAGACTCACGTGCTGAAGCTCAACACCACGGGGAAGTTTGCTCTCAACATCGTGGACAACCTGGTGGTGGTCCATCACCAGAGCTCTCAG ACGTCGCTCATCTTCGACATCAAGCTGCAGGAGCCCGACTCTGCCGTCAACACTCACCAGCCGGTCCTGCCCGCCCGCTCCATCACGCCGTACCGGGTCCCCGTGTCGGGCCCCGCCGTGGTTCCGCCCTGCCAGCTCT ACTCCTCGTCTTGGAGCGTCTTCCAGCCGGACATCATCATCAGCGCCAGTGAAG GTTACCTGTGGTACCTGCAGGTGCGGCTCCCGCCCACCGTCCGGCTGCTCAAGGACAAAGGGAAGCTGATGGACTTCCTGTTACGGCGCCAAGACTGCAAGATGGTCatcctgtctgtctgctgccagA TTCTGGACGGGTCGGAGCGAGGGAGTCTCCCGGTGGTGGCCACCGTCTTCGACAAACTCAACCAGGTGTACAAGGAGCACCTGGAGGCCGAGCAGCTGTACGCGCTG GCCATGGAGTCGGCCCCGGCTCGCGGCGCCGCCACCGTGAAGCGTCCGGTCCGAACACAGGCCGTCGTGGACCAGTCAGACATGTACACGCACGTCCTGTCGGCCTTCACAGAGAAGAag GACGTCTCCCACAAGTTTGTCATCGCCGTCCTGATGGAGTACATCCGCTCCCTGAACCAGTTCCAGATCCCTGTCCAG CACTACCTGTATGAGCTGGTGATCAAGACGCTGGTGCAGCACAGTCTCTTCTACATGCTGCACCAGTTCCTCCAGTACCACGTCCTCAGTGACTCCAAGCCTCTG GCCTGTTTGCTGCTGTCGCTGGAGACCACCTACCCTCCTGCTCACCAGCTGTCGCTGGACATGCTGAAG CGTCTGTCCACTGCCAATGATGAGATCGTGGAGGTTCTTCTGTCGAAGCAGCAGGTTCTGAGCGCGCTCAGATTCATCCGCAGCGTGG GCGGCCACGACAACGTCTCGGCCCGGAAGTTCCTGGACGCGGCGCGGCAGACCGGAGACGCCATGTTGTTCTTCACCGTGTTCCGCAGCTTCCAGCAGCGCAACCAGCGCCTGAGAGGGAGCCCGGCCTTCAACCCAG gagaacACTGCGAGGAGCACGTCACCCACTTCCAGCAGCTGTTTGGAGAACAAGCGCTGATGAAGCCTGCCACGGTCTGA
- the unm_hu7910 gene encoding trichohyalin isoform X5, which produces MANRKNPKSARKKGKLSSYDSDGDGDFDMDDAKILLDDRKWVSQGRSKGRVLIGPETSEASLTQSEPVDPREDLEKNQRQDQAVRGAFLRASLREELRRIHRSMEAKRIARAALDQIRVFLSQEEQQREAVWTGRMKSLEEAQERLEEEKRAVDREKKRMDEDLAARERRDDEGVTQESLAQEPKEWGEEDRRPVEEQKGREEQEKLQSERIAEEKETMAREQQEKERMERERQEKERMAREQQEKERMERERQEKERMAREQQEKERMERERQEKERMVRERQEMERMVRERQEMERERQEKERMERERQEKERMERERQEKERMERERQEKERMVRERQEKERMERERQEKERMERERQEKERMERERQEKERMERERQEMERMVRERQEMERERQEKERMERERQEKERMERERQEKERMERERQEKERMERERQEKERMERERQEKERMERERQEKERMERERQEERMVRERQEMERERQEKERMERERQEKERMERERQEKERMERERQEKERMERERQEERMARERQEKERMERERQEKKRMERERQEKERMERERQEKERMERERQEKERMERERQEERMARERQEMEREQQEERMERERQEKERTERRQEKERMARERQEMERERQEKERMERQRQEKERMGRERQERERLRKDQFVQVKAAEECQKDGAEKRGMSEGSGSDRRAGQTPGAASQRQDGSSPGQTRAVRLTRDRGSSGSSIPGGGNVSRRKAPGRTHGTGTATADKMAASRKR; this is translated from the exons ACGACAGGAAGTGGGTGTCGCAGGGGCGGAGCAAAGGTAGAGTACTGATTGGTCCGGAGACGAGTGAAGCGAGTCTGACTCAGTCTGAACCTGTAGACCCCAGGGAAGACCTGGAGAAGAACCAGAGACAAG ACCAGGCGGTTCGCGGCGCATTCCTCCGCGCCTCCCTCCGCGAGGAGCTGAGGAGGATCCACCGGAGCATGGAGGCCAAGAGGATCGCCCGGGCGGCCTTGGACCAGATCCGAGTGTTCTTGAGTCAGGAGGAGCAGCAAAGGGAGGCCGTGTGGACTGGCAGGATGAAATCTCTGGAGGAGGCACAGGAGAgactggaggaagagaagagagcgGTGGacagggagaagaagagaatGGATGAAGACCTGGCAGCGCGGGAGAGACGTGATGATGAGGGGGTCACACAGGAAAGTCTGGCTCAGGAACCTAAGGAATGGGGAGAGGAGGATAGGCGGCCTGTTGAAGAGCAGAAGGGAAGGGAGGAGCAAGAGAAGCTGCAGAGTGAGAGGATTGCAGAGGAGAAAGAGACGATGGCAAGAGAACaacaagagaaagagaggatggagagagagcgacaagagaaagagaggatggcGAGAGAACaacaagagaaagagaggatggagagagagcgacaagagaaagagaggatggcGAGAGAACaacaagagaaagagaggatggagagagagcgacaagagaaagagaggatggtGAGAGAACGACAAGAAATGGAGAGGATGGTGAGAGAACGACAAGAAATGGAGAGAGAACGTCaggagaaagagaggatggagagagagcgacaagagaaagagaggatggagagagagcgacaagagaaagagaggatggagagagagcgacaagagaaagagaggatggtGAGAGAACGACaggagaaagagaggatggagagagagcgacaggaaaaggagaggatggagagagagcgacaagagaaagagaggatggagagagagcgacaggagaaagagaggatggagagagaacGACAAGAAATGGAGAGGATGGTGAGAGAACGACAAGAAATGGAGAGAGAACGTCaggagaaagagaggatggagagagagcgacaggaaaaggagaggatggagagagagcgacaagagaaagagaggatggagagagagcgacaggagaaagagaggatggagagagagcgacaggaaaaggagaggatggagagagagcgacaagagaaagagaggatggagagagagcgacaggagaaagagaggatggagagagaacgacaggaggagaggatggTGAGAGAACGACAAGAAATGGAGAGAGAACGACaggagaaagagaggatggagagagagcgacaggaaaaggagaggatggagagagagcgacaagagaaagagaggatggagagagagcgacaggaaaaggagaggatggagagagaacgacaggaggagaggatggCAAGAGAACGACAGGAaaaggagaggatggagagagaacgacaggagaagaagaggatggagagagagcgacaagagaaagagaggatggagagagaacgacaagagaaagagaggatggagagagaacGACAGGAaaaggagaggatggagagagaacgacaggaggagaggatggCGAGAGAACGACAAGAAATGGAGAGAGAACAacaggaggagaggatggagagagaacGACAGGAAAAGGAGAGGACGGAGAGACGACaggagaaagagaggatggCGAGAGAACGACAAGAAATGGAGAGAGAACGACaggagaaagagaggatggagagacaacgacaggagaaagagaggatggGGAGAGAgcgacaggagagagagaggctgaggaaagatCAGTTTGTTCAAGTGAAAGCAGCGGAGGAGTGTCAGAAGGACGGAGCAGAGAAAAGAGGGATGAGCGAGGGCAGTGGGTCAGACAGGCGAGCAGGCCAGACTCCTGGAGCGGCCTCACAGAGACAGGATGGGAGCAGCCCGGGACAGACCCGGGCGGTGAGGCTGACCCGAGACAGAGGCTCGTCTGGGAGCTCCATTCCTGGCGGTGGGAACGTGTCTCGCCGCAAAGCCCCCGGCCGGACCCACGGGACCGGGACCGCCACTGCAGACAAGATGGCTGCCAGCCGGAAGCGGTAG